One genomic segment of Bradyrhizobium prioriisuperbiae includes these proteins:
- a CDS encoding YeaH/YhbH family protein has protein sequence MHIVDRRLNPGSKSLENRQRFLRRAKALVQRAVKDTSQNRSIKDVLEGGEVSIPLDGTSEPRFRRSAGTRDHVLPGNKKFIEGDVLPRSGESGGRPKEAGEGDSEDAFRFVLTREEFLDLFLDDLELPDLAKRKLAEAEHEGIRRAGYSIAGSPANLSVSRTVKLATARRIALRRPRPETIEELEAELAACDDEERRIALQAQIATLKSKIKRIPFIDPIDIRYRRFETVPKPVAQAVMFCLMDVSGSMSEHMKDLAKRFYMLLYVFLTRRYKHVEIVFIRHTDRAEEVDEETFFRGPASGGTLVSSALQAMHEIVRTRFRPADWNIYAAQSSDGDNSYSDGDVTGRILTELLLPVTQYFAYLEVSESGGPMDMPDSALWTLYQRLSNEGAPLSMRKVSDRSEIFPVFRDLFQKRGKQERATP, from the coding sequence ATGCATATCGTCGATCGACGCCTGAACCCGGGCAGTAAAAGTCTCGAAAACCGACAGCGTTTTCTGCGCAGAGCCAAGGCGTTGGTGCAGCGGGCCGTCAAGGACACCTCGCAGAATCGCAGCATCAAGGACGTTTTGGAGGGCGGGGAGGTTTCGATCCCGCTCGACGGCACCAGCGAGCCGCGCTTCCGGCGCAGTGCCGGCACCCGCGACCATGTGCTGCCGGGCAACAAGAAGTTCATCGAAGGCGATGTCCTGCCGCGCTCCGGCGAGAGCGGTGGGCGACCCAAGGAAGCCGGCGAGGGCGACAGTGAAGATGCGTTTCGCTTTGTCCTGACCCGGGAGGAATTCCTCGACCTCTTTCTCGACGATCTTGAACTGCCGGATCTCGCTAAACGCAAGCTCGCCGAGGCCGAACATGAAGGCATTCGCCGCGCAGGCTATTCGATCGCCGGTTCGCCGGCGAACCTGTCTGTCAGCCGTACCGTGAAACTGGCGACGGCCCGGCGGATCGCGTTGCGGCGGCCGCGGCCCGAGACGATCGAGGAACTGGAGGCGGAGCTCGCCGCGTGCGACGACGAAGAACGGCGTATCGCGCTCCAGGCTCAGATCGCCACGCTGAAGTCCAAGATCAAGCGCATTCCGTTCATCGATCCGATCGACATACGCTATCGCCGCTTCGAAACCGTGCCGAAGCCGGTGGCGCAAGCCGTCATGTTCTGCCTGATGGACGTCTCCGGTTCGATGTCGGAGCACATGAAGGACCTCGCCAAGCGGTTCTACATGCTGCTCTACGTCTTCCTGACGCGACGCTACAAGCATGTCGAGATCGTCTTTATCCGGCATACCGACCGCGCCGAAGAGGTGGACGAGGAAACCTTCTTCCGCGGTCCGGCGTCGGGCGGCACCCTGGTGTCGAGCGCACTGCAGGCCATGCACGAGATCGTCAGGACGCGGTTTCGTCCGGCTGATTGGAACATCTATGCGGCGCAGAGCTCCGACGGCGACAACTCCTACTCGGATGGCGATGTCACAGGGCGGATTTTGACCGAGCTGCTTCTGCCGGTGACCCAATACTTCGCGTATCTCGAAGTCAGCGAGTCGGGCGGTCCGATGGATATGCCGGATTCCGCGCTATGGACCCTTTACCAGCGCCTGAGCAACGAGGGTGCGCCGTTGTCCATGCGCAAAGTCAGCGACCGCAGCGAGATTTTTCCGGTGTTCCGTGACCTGTTCCAGAAGCGCGGAAAGCAGGAGAGGGCCACTCCGTGA
- a CDS encoding SpoVR family protein, with the protein MNVASAAPLYRGADWDFQLLQRIHDACEGIALSELGLNVYPNQIEVITAEQMLDAYSSVGMPLFYKHWSFGKHFAHHEAFYRKGLMGLAYEIVINSSPCISYLMEENTATMQTLVIAHAAFGHNHFFKNNYLFKQWTDAEGILDYLNFAKSYIAQCEEHHGQLAVERTLDAAHALMSHGVFRYPGKKALDLRAEEKRERERRSHKERSFNDLWRTVPSGPGKTATELSVDRRRSLLGLPQENILYFLEKSAPRLQSWQRELLRIVRHIAQYFYPQGLTKVMNEGTATYVHYRIMNRLHQQERISDGNFLEFLQSHTNVVFQPGFDDQRFSGFNPYALGFAMMQDIERIVTKPDDEDHEWFPDIAGNGDVMGVLRDVWANYRDESFISQFLSPRLMRHMRMFHLHDNPADSEGIRVQAIHDERGYRRVRRELARQYDVGLIEPNIEVVDVDLAGDRRLLLRHQVVNGSLLNEADAKRVLQHLADLWSYDVLLKEVDATDTVLKEHAVSPRKIAAAA; encoded by the coding sequence GTGAATGTAGCATCGGCCGCACCTTTGTATCGCGGCGCCGACTGGGATTTCCAGTTGCTGCAGCGGATACACGATGCCTGCGAAGGCATCGCTTTGTCCGAGCTCGGGCTCAATGTCTATCCCAACCAGATCGAGGTCATCACGGCGGAGCAGATGCTCGACGCCTATTCCTCGGTCGGGATGCCGCTTTTCTACAAGCATTGGTCGTTCGGCAAGCATTTCGCCCATCATGAGGCGTTCTATCGCAAAGGCCTGATGGGGCTCGCCTATGAGATCGTGATCAACTCGTCGCCCTGCATCTCTTATTTGATGGAAGAGAACACGGCGACGATGCAGACTCTGGTCATCGCGCACGCCGCGTTCGGCCATAATCATTTTTTCAAGAACAACTATCTGTTCAAGCAGTGGACCGATGCCGAGGGCATCCTCGACTATCTGAATTTTGCCAAGAGCTACATCGCCCAGTGTGAGGAGCATCACGGCCAGCTGGCGGTGGAGCGGACGCTCGATGCCGCCCACGCACTGATGTCGCACGGCGTGTTCCGCTATCCCGGCAAGAAGGCGCTCGACCTGCGAGCCGAGGAGAAGCGCGAACGCGAGCGCCGGAGCCACAAGGAGCGCAGCTTCAACGATCTCTGGCGCACCGTCCCGTCCGGCCCCGGCAAGACCGCGACTGAACTGAGTGTTGACCGGCGTCGCAGCCTGCTCGGGTTACCGCAGGAAAACATCCTGTATTTTCTCGAGAAATCCGCGCCGCGGCTGCAGTCGTGGCAACGCGAATTGCTGCGGATCGTGCGCCATATCGCGCAGTATTTTTATCCCCAGGGCCTCACCAAGGTGATGAACGAGGGGACCGCAACCTATGTGCACTACCGGATCATGAACCGCCTGCACCAGCAGGAGCGGATCTCCGACGGCAATTTCCTGGAATTTCTGCAGTCGCATACCAATGTGGTGTTCCAGCCGGGTTTTGATGATCAGCGCTTCTCGGGCTTCAATCCGTATGCGCTGGGCTTCGCCATGATGCAGGACATCGAGCGGATCGTGACCAAGCCGGATGACGAGGATCACGAGTGGTTTCCCGACATCGCCGGGAACGGCGATGTCATGGGCGTGCTGCGTGATGTCTGGGCCAACTATCGCGACGAAAGCTTCATCAGCCAATTCCTCAGCCCGCGGCTGATGCGGCACATGCGGATGTTCCATCTGCACGACAATCCCGCGGACAGCGAAGGCATTCGGGTCCAGGCCATCCATGACGAGCGCGGCTATCGCCGGGTGCGCCGTGAGCTGGCGCGGCAATATGACGTCGGCCTGATCGAGCCCAATATCGAGGTCGTCGATGTCGATCTCGCCGGTGACAGGCGCCTGCTGCTGCGCCATCAGGTCGTGAACGGAAGCCTGCTCAACGAGGCCGATGCCAAGCGTGTGCTGCAGCATCTCGCCGATCTCTGGAGCTACGATGTCCTGCTCAAGGAGGTCGATGCAACGGATACGGTTCTGAAGGAACATGCGGTGAGCCCGCGCAAGATCGCCGCGGCCGCCTGA